The genomic region CCGTGCCTTGGGCGCCTGGTACCTTTGGTACGTTGGCGGCTATTCCTTTTTACTGGATGATGGCCGAGCTGCCGTTGGTATGGTATTCAAGCATAGTGCTGGCCGCGTTTATCGTAGGCGTTTGGCTCTGTGAGAAAACGTCGCAAGACCTAGGCGTCCATGACCACTCAGGCATTGTCTGGGATGAGTTTGTAGGCTACTGGATTACCATGGCGGCGGTGCCCTTTTCCTGGGAAGCCGCACTGTGGGGCTTTATTGTATTCCGCATTTTTGATGTCTTTAAGCCCTGGCCTATCCGCTGGGCAGACCGACGGGTAGCCGGTGGTTTTGGCATTATGATCGATGACGTGATGGCAGGGATTTACGCTTGGAGTACCATGCATCTGTGGTTCTGGCTGCATTGAATCTGGTTATGTTTATTTAGGCTGCACGTTGTGGCTTTGTTTGTATAACCCGTTAGGTAACGCTGGCTCCACTGGCCATTTTGGGCTGTCAAAGGAGAGGGCATGCGCAAGGAACGTCTAATTGCTCCGATTCTCGCCGTTATCGCCGTTGCTTGGATGGTGGCTCAACTGCTGTCAAGCGTACTGTTTGAGCGCAGCCTTCGCCAGGCGCTCGAAGATCTAGAGGCGCGCGGGGAGTGGCGGGTGAGCCGTACGGAAAGTCGCCAAGGGTGGCTGACCTCAAAAGGAAGTTTGCTGCTGTCGCCGCTGCTTGGCCGTCCCTGGCGTCTAGAGCTCAACTACCGAGCACGCCACGGTATTTTAAGTACGGATGTAGAAGGCACCCTGCTGCCGCGTTTAGACAGCGTTCTACAGAAAGCCCTCGGTGAAGTGTCAGCGCCTTCGGTGCCGCGCTGGCAGGGGCGCTATCACACGCTGAGCGGTTATAGCGAACTGCGTTTAGCGCTGGCTCCGTTTGTCATTCAACAAAATGGCCGAGAGCTGGAGGTGCGCGGCGCGCGCGTCCGCCTAGAAGGCGTATTTGGTGACTGGCGCACCCGGGTGCTATTGGATCAGCTGACCTTAACCGACGGGTTGGCGCAGCTCTCTTTGGGCCCTAGCGTGCTGGAAAGCCGCTATACCTATATTGACGATGCCTACCATTTTGCCCAGCGCGACCATCTGCATATTGAACACCTAGCGCTCAACTATCCCGCCTATGATATCCAGGTGGAACCCCTGGATGTGCATAGTTACATGGTGCTTGACGAGAGTGAGCTGCGCCTTAAAGGTGAACTTATTGTGGGTGACGTTCGAGTGCCCAGTGAAGCCCCCGAAACGTCCCTGTTTAGCGGCAGAGTAGAAGCAGAGCTGTCACGCCTTAATGCAGATGCCGTACGCGAGACGATTCGGCGGTTGCGGCAGGAGGCTGCCTGGGGAGATGCAAGCCTGCCCATGGCAGAGGGGCTGCTGGCCCGTTTAGAGCCGCATCTACTGCAGGTGTTAAGCGATTCCCCCCGCTTGGATGTGCCGGCTATCGTGATAGATAGTCCGTTGCTGGGGCTGAGCGTTGAGGCAGACGGTGCGCTGTTTTTCGATGGTCGCGATTTGGAGGACTTAAGTATCGCTGCCCTGGAAAAGCCTGAGGAGCGTGCTCGTTGGGTTGAGCGTATTGATGGCGATTTCATATGGCGCGATGCGCCTACCGTAGCGGCACTCTGGTTAGGCTTGCCACTCGGCACCCGTGAGCTACAGTTTGATGTGGTGCGCGGTGTATGGCGGGTTAATGGACGTCCCATGCCAGCGTTATGGCCATCACCCTAGTGGTCTTAGCAAAAAGCCGCGTAAACCGTCGTAAAGGGTTGAAGTTTTAGCTCTCTGCCCGCATCCCACAGGTTATATCAAGCAGCGTCAGTGCTTAGTCACTGTTGCTGGTTACTGTGGATTGGAGGGCGCATGAGCGACCAAGATTACGACCGCGATGACGAACATCTAGATTGGCTAACCGATGAGGAGCCACAAGAGGCCCACGAATCGTCCTCTAATAGTGAAGATATCTCTGCCAATGAAGAGCTCCGCTCCGATGGCGAGCGAATTAACTCGCTGGTGCCTGCGAGTGATATGCTGCCAGAGCGTATTTACCTGCTGCCGATTCACAATCGTCCCTTTTTTCCTGCCCAAGTTCAGCCGTTGGTGATTAACCGCGAGCGTTGGGAAGAGACCATGCGCCGGGTGGGCAACACGCCTCATCACACCATTGGGGTTGCGTTTGTCGGTGAGCAGGGCGTGGATTCGCTTGACCATGAGCGTTTTCCCGCGATTGGGACTGCCGTTAAGGTGCATAAGCTGAAGAGCGAGGATCAGCAGATCCAGTTTATCGCCCAGGGGCTACAGCGTTTTAAAATTACTCGCTGGCTTTCCAAAGAGCCGCCCTATTTAGTTGAAGTGACTTACCCCAAAGAGCCGGTTGACGCGGAGAATGAAGAAACCCGCGCTTATGCCATGGCAATTATCAACGGCATCAAGGAGCTGCTGCCGATTAATCCGCTATATGGCGAAGAGTTAAAACACTATCTCAACCGCTTTAGCCCCCACCAGCCGGGGCCGTTGACCGATTTTGCCGCAGCGATTACCTCCGCGAAAGGCCCTGAGCTTCAGGACGTGCTGGCCACCCTTTCAGTAGAAGAGCGTATGCAAAAAGTGCTGCCGCTGCTGCGTAAGGAAATTGACGTGGCGCTACTGCAGGGCGAGATCAGCGAGCAGGTGAATGCGCAGATGCAGGAGCGTCAGCGGGAATTCTTCCTGCGTGAGCAGCTGAAGGTCATTCAGCGCGAGCTGGGCATCTCAAAAGATGACCGCGAAAACGATGTCGACACCTTTAGAAACCGTTTGGAATCGCTGGTGGTGCCCGAGCGGGTGCAAGCGCGCATCGATGATGAGCTCAATAAGCTCAGCGTGTTGGAAACCGGCTCGCCAGAGTATGGAACGACACGCAACTATCTGGATTGGCTAACTTCACTGCCCTGGGGAGTCACCAGCCAGGATAAACTGGACTTGGCCCATGCCCGTGAAGTGTTAGACCGTGACCACGATGGCTTGAAAGATGTGAAAGAGCGGATCATCGAGTTTTTGGCTGAGGGCACGTTTAAAGGCGATGTGGGTGGTTCTATCGTGCTGCTGGTTGGCCCGCCTGGAGTGGGTAAAACCTCGATTGGACGCTCGATTGCTGAAGCGCTGGGCCGCGAGTTTTACCGCTTTTCCGTGGGGGGCATGCGCGATGAGGCCGAGATCAAGGGGCATCGGCGCACCTATGTTGGCGCCATGCCCGGCAAGCTGGTCCAGGCCTTTAAAGAAGTGGAAGTTGAAAACCCAGTGATTATGCTGGATGAGATCGACAAACTTGGTCAATCCTTCCAGGGTGACCCCGCTTCGGCACTGCTAGAGGTGCTGGACCCTGAGCAAAACGTTGATTTTCTTGATCACTACCTTGATGTGCGGATGGATCTTTCTAAAGTTTTGTTTGTATGCACGGCGAATACCCTGGACAGCATTCCAGCCCCGCTGTTAGACCGGATGGAACAGATACGCCTGTCAGGCTATATCGCTGAAGAGAAGCTGCAAATTGCCAAACACCATCTTTGGCCTAAATTGCTTAAGCGCGATAACTTGCCTAAAAAGCGTATTAATTTAACGGATGCTGCGCTTAAACAGGTAATTGATGGCTACGCCCGCGAAGCAGGGGTACGTCAGTTGGAAAAGCAGCTGCACCGTATTGTGCGTAAAGCGGCGGTTAAGTTGTTAGAAGAGCAAGTTGAAACAGTTAAAATTTCGGTTAAAAACCTGGAAGAGTTTTTAGGTGCGCCCCTATTCCGGAAAGAGAAAGTGCTTAAAGGTGAGGGGGTGGTCACCGGGCTTGCCTGGACATCGATGGGGGGCGCTACGCTACCGATTGAAGCCGGTAAAGTGCATGCTCTAGACCGTGGGTTTAAGCTCACCGGTAAACTGGGCGATGTGATGAAAGAGTCCGCCAATATTGCCTATAGCTATACGCTGGGCCATCTGGCTGAGTACGGCGCTGATGCGGACTTCTTCGACTCAGCGTTTGTGCACCTTCACGTACCCGAAGGTGCCACGCCGAAAGACGGCCCTTCTGCTGGGGTTACAATGACGACTGCGCTGCTTTCCCTGGCTAAGCATCAGGCAATTACGCGGCCGCTCGCCATGACAGGTGAGCTAACGCTAACGGGGCAGGTGCTTCCCGTAGGAGGAATCCGTGAAAAAATTATCGCCGCACGGCGTAGCGATATCTTCGAAGTCATTCTGCCGGAAGCCAATCGTCGCGATTACGAAGAGCTGCCCGACTACTTAAAAGAGGGAATGACGGTGCATTTTGCTAACCGTTACCGTGATGTCGCTAACGTAGTGTTTAGCTAGCTAACATTTAATCTATAATTCGACCGTTTAAATCAAGCGCCATTCTATAAAGAATGGCGCTTTTTTACATTTGTTTACTAGTTAAATTAAGCGGGGAGAAAGGATAATATCCGCCAATATAAAAGGGCTTCTGATTCGCGGTAAAGCTTTCAGCAGTTTCTAAATTACAACCCTGGGAACCCCTGAATGCGCAATAACCAACCTATCACGCAACGTGAATACGCGCTGGACGACGAAACGGTGTTAATTTCTCGTTCTGACTTAAAAGGCAATGTGACTTACGCAAACGCTGCGTTTGTGGAGGTGAGCGGCTATACGCGGGATGAGTTGATGGGCGCGCCTCACAATCTGATTCGCCACCCCGATATGCCAGAAGCGGCCTATGCTGATTTTTGGAAAACCATCCATTCTGGCAAGACGTGGCAGGGTACGGTGAAAAACCGTCGTCAAAACGGCGATCACTACTGGGTCAATGCGACGGTTGCACCGCTAAGGGATGGTGATCGGATTGTTGGTTATACCTCGTTACGGCGTAGAGCATCGCCTAAGCGCATTGCCCTGGCCGAAAGAGTGTACGCCGAGATTCGTGAGAAGGGTAAGTCGCGCCGTTACGCACTTTCAGAAGGCCAACTAAAGCGTCGAGGGATCGGCGGTATTTTTGCCCGTTTTCAGCTAACGAGCTTAAAAGCCAAGCTGACCGGCATGGTCATTGCCGCGTTGGCTCTGCTCGCGTTGGCCGGTGGGTTGGGAATGTACGGGCTAATACAGTCCGGTGAGCGCTTGGAAACGCTAAACCGTTCTGGCCTTGAAGCCGTGGCGAATTTGCAGCGTATCGAGCGACATATTGGGCAGGCGGTTGAAGTCATTGAGCCAGCGGTACGTAATCCAAGGCGTGTCGATATCGAGGCTACGGCCATCTCATTGAATGAGCATACTCAAGGTGTCGACGCCTTGTGGAGTGCGTACCGTGCCCAGGATGATTCGGATGACGAAAGCGTGCAAGCGTTTGAGTCAGCGTTGACTACTTGGCGCAACGGCGTGGATAGTGCGCTAGCGGCCATCATAGATGCCAATGGATTTGCAGCATTTGAAGCGTTTAATGACAGCGTTCAGCCCACCACTGATGTGCTTCGCGAAGCGAGCAGCCAGCTCGTTAGTCAAGAGCGTCAGCATGCCGAAACGCTCGTCTCTGAAGCGCAGCAAGGGCGCCAGAAAATGCTGATGGCGCAGGTCGTACTAATGGTGATAGGGCTGTTAGTGATGGTAGGGCTAAGCTTTGTCATTCTTAAATCCGTATTTCGCAGCTTGGCGGGCGCACGCCATATGACGTTTCAAATTGCGGCGGGCAATCTAGCGGCGCGAGAACGTCGCGAGACAAATGATGAGCTAGGCGAGTTGCTCTACTCTCTGGACACCATGCGCTTTAGCCTGGCGAGTATTGTCGGCGATGTTGAAAATCGCGTCTCAGTGGTGACGCCTGCGGTGCAGCAGATTGCCGCTGAAAATGAAGAGCTTGCGTCGCGCACCGAGCAGCAGGCGTCTTCGCTTCAGCAAACGGCGTCTAGTATGGAAGAAATGACCTCGACGGTTCAGCAGAATACTGAAAATGCCCGACAGGCTACAGAGCTTGCTGCGCAGAATGCAGTGAGTACCCGGGGCACCCGCGAGCAAATGGTGCAGTTGGTCGAGCGGATGCAGCGTATCGCTCAGCGGGCCGATAAAATGACCGAAATGATCGGCGTGATCGACGGTATTGCGTTTCAAACCAATATTTTGGCACTGAATGCCTCTGTTGAGGCGGCGCGTGCGGGTGAGCATGGCCGTGGATTTGCGGTTGTCGCCAGCGAAGTACGTACGCTGGCCAGCCGAAGTGCGGATGCTTCAAAAGAAATTCGTAAGATGATTGATAGCACCACCGAGGAAGTCAGCGGCGGGCGTAGCGCCGTTGAGCAAGCAGAGCAAGCGATTGAAAACGTTATGCAGCAGGTGAGCCGTGTCAGTGAGTTGATGGAGTCGATTAGTACGGCTTCCAGCGAGCAGAGCAGCGGCATCGGCCAGATCAATTCAGC from Halomonas sp. 7T harbors:
- a CDS encoding phosphatidylglycerophosphatase A; protein product: MNRAPASVWRRPTHFFAFGLGSGTVPWAPGTFGTLAAIPFYWMMAELPLVWYSSIVLAAFIVGVWLCEKTSQDLGVHDHSGIVWDEFVGYWITMAAVPFSWEAALWGFIVFRIFDVFKPWPIRWADRRVAGGFGIMIDDVMAGIYAWSTMHLWFWLH
- a CDS encoding YdgA family protein, producing the protein MRKERLIAPILAVIAVAWMVAQLLSSVLFERSLRQALEDLEARGEWRVSRTESRQGWLTSKGSLLLSPLLGRPWRLELNYRARHGILSTDVEGTLLPRLDSVLQKALGEVSAPSVPRWQGRYHTLSGYSELRLALAPFVIQQNGRELEVRGARVRLEGVFGDWRTRVLLDQLTLTDGLAQLSLGPSVLESRYTYIDDAYHFAQRDHLHIEHLALNYPAYDIQVEPLDVHSYMVLDESELRLKGELIVGDVRVPSEAPETSLFSGRVEAELSRLNADAVRETIRRLRQEAAWGDASLPMAEGLLARLEPHLLQVLSDSPRLDVPAIVIDSPLLGLSVEADGALFFDGRDLEDLSIAALEKPEERARWVERIDGDFIWRDAPTVAALWLGLPLGTRELQFDVVRGVWRVNGRPMPALWPSP
- the lon gene encoding endopeptidase La, whose product is MSDQDYDRDDEHLDWLTDEEPQEAHESSSNSEDISANEELRSDGERINSLVPASDMLPERIYLLPIHNRPFFPAQVQPLVINRERWEETMRRVGNTPHHTIGVAFVGEQGVDSLDHERFPAIGTAVKVHKLKSEDQQIQFIAQGLQRFKITRWLSKEPPYLVEVTYPKEPVDAENEETRAYAMAIINGIKELLPINPLYGEELKHYLNRFSPHQPGPLTDFAAAITSAKGPELQDVLATLSVEERMQKVLPLLRKEIDVALLQGEISEQVNAQMQERQREFFLREQLKVIQRELGISKDDRENDVDTFRNRLESLVVPERVQARIDDELNKLSVLETGSPEYGTTRNYLDWLTSLPWGVTSQDKLDLAHAREVLDRDHDGLKDVKERIIEFLAEGTFKGDVGGSIVLLVGPPGVGKTSIGRSIAEALGREFYRFSVGGMRDEAEIKGHRRTYVGAMPGKLVQAFKEVEVENPVIMLDEIDKLGQSFQGDPASALLEVLDPEQNVDFLDHYLDVRMDLSKVLFVCTANTLDSIPAPLLDRMEQIRLSGYIAEEKLQIAKHHLWPKLLKRDNLPKKRINLTDAALKQVIDGYAREAGVRQLEKQLHRIVRKAAVKLLEEQVETVKISVKNLEEFLGAPLFRKEKVLKGEGVVTGLAWTSMGGATLPIEAGKVHALDRGFKLTGKLGDVMKESANIAYSYTLGHLAEYGADADFFDSAFVHLHVPEGATPKDGPSAGVTMTTALLSLAKHQAITRPLAMTGELTLTGQVLPVGGIREKIIAARRSDIFEVILPEANRRDYEELPDYLKEGMTVHFANRYRDVANVVFS
- a CDS encoding PAS domain-containing methyl-accepting chemotaxis protein; translation: MRNNQPITQREYALDDETVLISRSDLKGNVTYANAAFVEVSGYTRDELMGAPHNLIRHPDMPEAAYADFWKTIHSGKTWQGTVKNRRQNGDHYWVNATVAPLRDGDRIVGYTSLRRRASPKRIALAERVYAEIREKGKSRRYALSEGQLKRRGIGGIFARFQLTSLKAKLTGMVIAALALLALAGGLGMYGLIQSGERLETLNRSGLEAVANLQRIERHIGQAVEVIEPAVRNPRRVDIEATAISLNEHTQGVDALWSAYRAQDDSDDESVQAFESALTTWRNGVDSALAAIIDANGFAAFEAFNDSVQPTTDVLREASSQLVSQERQHAETLVSEAQQGRQKMLMAQVVLMVIGLLVMVGLSFVILKSVFRSLAGARHMTFQIAAGNLAARERRETNDELGELLYSLDTMRFSLASIVGDVENRVSVVTPAVQQIAAENEELASRTEQQASSLQQTASSMEEMTSTVQQNTENARQATELAAQNAVSTRGTREQMVQLVERMQRIAQRADKMTEMIGVIDGIAFQTNILALNASVEAARAGEHGRGFAVVASEVRTLASRSADASKEIRKMIDSTTEEVSGGRSAVEQAEQAIENVMQQVSRVSELMESISTASSEQSSGIGQINSAIAEMDNVTQQNATKVQSIAASADNLAIEAFELANVVDAFRLEGAQDESVQAAREKLNHVNQALRKASLSLPATASSTASNHAQDTQSWERF